Part of the Drosophila santomea strain STO CAGO 1482 chromosome 2L, Prin_Dsan_1.1, whole genome shotgun sequence genome is shown below.
GGTTATAACTATCTAGATTTGAAGATTTAGATTTAGTGCTTTTATTATGAAATGTAAGACTGCACATATTTTGAGCtttaaaatgctaaaattGGTATGCAAGTCTGACCTTCTAGCGTCTAAAGTGTCGTTTCTGCGTGCCGTTGTTTTTTCTCTATGGTATatctcgtttttgttttttttttgaccaACAATATTAATATGAATGACTGTCATGCCTTGGTGTTGGTGGTCCTGCCAGTGTGTGCGTATAATTATgaggatgtgtgtgtgtgcaacgGAACGTTAAATGTGCACGTGACAAGCGTGTAATGAGGAAGTCTTCAGTCTTCGCCCGTCTAGGACGCTAGCCAGCCAATATATAGTCGGGATGTGTACTATATATGAGGCGATGTCGTGCCATGTTacgcatatatgtatgcgACTCTACATATATTTCAATCATTTTAAGTGTGTTTGTGTTACAACGTCAGCAGGACAGCGATGCCACCGCAGGATGGCCCGTATTTCTCCGTCGCCCTGGTTCAGAGTTACgaatcctgaatcctgaatcctgaGTCCCCAGTTCCGAGTCCAGTCTCCCCAGTTCTCTGTCCCCTGTTCCCGTTTCGTTGTCGTCTGAAAATTGGACAATGATTTATGAGGCGTTAAGTCAAACTTcatattaatttcatttcattttcaaccAGCCCTCTGTCTCGTTCCTGTTCCTTCGGCTGCTTTAAAGTTGAAAATGAGCGCACATGAGACACGTAAAGTGCCGGAATGAAAGCCAGTCAAGAAGGATAAAATCCGAACGAACAGTCAATAGCTAGGCGAAATAAGGTAACTGGTAGACGTGTTATGAATTTATGGAATGTGATCGTTTCAGAGGAGAGCGAATGCTGAATGTCCTAGCAACAAATGATACATAATCATGTGGAATAGTCTTTGTGTTAGAGCCAATCCTTTAACTTGATCAACACTTGTTTGGTTTCGCTTTTCTGTATCTGAAATTGTATATTGAATATTTACGTACCAATAGCAGTAAGCTATACATGTCAGAAGGGTATATAAATGGAGTCGTTGTTCATTTTTCGGACTAACACCTCCAAGAAGGCACACAAAACCCACGTTTAGACATTTCAAAATTTTGTTGAGCGTGCTCGGGGTTTTGCTGGCCTTTTTCCCCCGGAGCATAATCATATTTTCTGCCAACAATTGTATAACATGTGTAATTTGAgcatttcattcattcattcatacaTTTATTCGTTCGCACACaacacacaatcacacacacacacgcacagactcagccacgcacacacttgaATGCCTGTTGTGTGAGTGAGCTGGGCTGTGAAATAACTTGTGGCATGCTTTGAGGCGTTTGTGTGGGAAGCCGGAACTTTGAGCACTCCTTTGCACCACTAGCACTCCCTGGAAAATCCCACAATTTGGCATTCTCCAGTGGTTTTTGccttttccacgcccacattcACCACAACCCGCCCCCTTAGCCTGTCTCTGGTTATTGGCCATTGAAGCGTTAACCATGgtcaataaaaaatttatttagacAACCACAACGGCAACACAAATTTTTGCTGTTTCctgataaataaaaaacaattttatccTCAGTTGGAACATTTTTGTGGCAGGCAATACACAATTCTCCACAGTTCGGCAACACGAAAAAATACTTGTAAATTTTGCTTTCTCTGGCTTTGATGGTGTTGAGTGTtggcatttgatttatttggtacgtttaaatatttcaaataattcatattttattgaCTAGACCTGACCAGCAGAGGGAGGAAAACACTGGCAACTCACTGGCCAGtgcaattaaattgtattgTGCACTTCTGtgttaattcaatttgtttttcgaaatttttcaAAGCAAAATTTGTTTAGCAATTGATTGAGCAACTGAGTGAAAATGTTGATGATCCCTCGTTGGCAATAATACTGGCTTTCATTTTGAATGGCTTCACTGGCGATATAATCAAATTAGTTAGTTGTTCCGTAAGTGAGCGCACTATAAATTACCAACTGCCCCATGTTTCACTCAATTAATGAGGCATTTTCGAAAACCATCATTTAAATTTGCCCACTATATGTGTACGATAAATTTTAAACCGCTTGACAAATTGCCAACAAGCTCGAAACACTTGAAGCTggcaaacaattaaacaagCTGAGtaacaaaaagcaaacaacaaggGCACAAAACAATGAATGCGTTTTCCAATGCATTTTCTGGCCAACGAAAATGTCTCCAGGGTCAATTTCAAATGCATTTACAtaggcaaacacacacacgcacacatgcaatcacacactcacacacattcGCATGCTCAGAGGgatacacacagatactcgaAATATAGATTAGTGTAATTACTATACCATGGAAAATGACGTCGACATGAACATGGCAAACGGCTCAAGGGCATTTCCACTCCATTGGGTACGAAAACGAATGGGTTGGGGCTTGTGGGCGGTGGTCGGTGGTCGGTGGAAGGAATCGGAATTGGACTGCACATATCGGAAGTTCTgcttttgatttcatttcattacgCATTTGCAATTTCGTCTATGAATAATTGAAAATGTGCACGGCATACTTTAAGGCCCAAATTGGTATTACAATTGAATGTTTGGCCTCTGATGTCGTTGCAATCGCAGTTACGGTTGATGTTTTTGGCTAATTCAGCCGATATATGCTTATTACGCATTAAAACTAATTAAGCATGAAACTGTATTTGATGACCCACCGTTCTGTCCGTTGCGATGGGGAAAAGTTCCTGTTGGGTCTCCAAAATTTGATTGATGGCAACAAATGTTGATTTGCTGCCGCCCAAATTTGCCTGGCATTCAACTTTGATTTATAGGAATTACAGAAATTAAGCAGCTTAATTGGGTCTTGATTTAAGATATGATAATGCAGCATCCTTCTGCCTCTGCACCACTTTGCTCACCGTAATGGCTCTTAATTGCCATTCCGTTCGTCCTGCAAGGACCCTTCAATTACCGTGCAATTAGGTGCGAGTGTCAAGTGGAgtgaaaccaaaaaaaaaagagagcaGAACAGAGGAGCGCAAAAACTGTGGGAAATTAGGAAGAAAACCAAGTCAGTAGTTCACTTAGAGGCGTCCGAGCAAACACTTGCTGAGCACCcggcataaattaattataattccCCCTCTAAGTGTAAGTGCTCCTCcatgtaattgtaattgttgttatGGCTGGCTTATAATTGTCGGTCTTGTTGATGCCGTTCCCGTTGCTGTTTTCGGTACTCCTGTTGTTGTCGTGCTAAACAATTAAGTGTAAATTGTAAAACATGCTGAGCTGCGGTCTGCGGTCatgtctctctctctctgtctgtgtgtgtgtgtgtgggtgtgtgtggggaAGTCccgaaacggaaacggaagttgAAACGGAAACTGATGCTGTAACCAAGCCATTGGGCACTCTATTAAAGGCACTTTTTCGAGTGCCGAATAGATTGTGAATTGTGAATAGATTTTGTCTAAAGTTAATTTAGAGCCATTTATACAAATGGTTTTCGTAGAAAAGTGGTTTTCTGATGAATTAGATAACTAAGATTGTAAGTTCAAAGCTAAGCAGCTTAATTTAGCTAGCTGCACTAGATGTTATGttcaaatattgaaatagATCAGATATATTTACTCTTGAGGAACTCAAATAAATACTCGTAGGTCACCAGGAGCATGGCGCCTCCGGGGCCGGCACGCAATATCAACGCCCCCAGACCCTTGAACAACGCTCGAAAGCCCTCCTCCCTGAAGGTCGTCCTTATTGTGTTTATGGTCCATCGGTACTTCACCTCGCCCTTCACTGGCTGGGGTCCTTGAATCCTGCACTTGGCCATATCCAATGTAACACTCATCACACACGCCAGGGAGCTGGCTAGCCCAGCTATGATGACCTTTCGAAGGAGGTCGTATGTACTATTCTCCGGGCTTGGCACAATGTCCTTGATCGCATTGTAGAAACCAAAGAATCCAAAGTGAAAGACGGCATTTCGGGCCACTAGTGCAGTGATACCTCGATACAACCCCTTGATGCCGTAGCCATCGTGCTTGATGATGTACTTGACCACCGACAGTGTTCTCAGGTGCTTCTCTCGATGGGACTGCTGGGTGATCTTTACCACCTCGAAGGGATTGACGAGAAAGGACTCCAGGATGCCGGCTACTGAACCGGAGACGGCGTGGGTCAGCGGAGTTGGTTGAGGGGCGCCAAAGTGGAAGTAGGGCTTGAAGTGCTCGTACATCAGAAACTTGCCGCCCCTCTTTGGAGTTTCCACGCAGATCGGCGGCACAATACCCTTCCACAGGGAAGATAACCCCTCATAGCGATATATATTGACAAGCGCGTCCAGGGGACAACTGTAGACCACCTCGCCGTGTAGTGCACGGGTGCCCTGTATTTGCATCCGGGTCTTCACCACATCGAGGGGATGGAAGCAGATGATCTCGATGAAGCCCGACAATCCGCCAGCCAGAAATTGCAAGTGCGCCAGTGGACGGACCGTCACTTCAAAAAGGATCGCCATCCAACGACAaaaaatttcgaatttcgTCTAAACACATGTTGtcggaaaaacaaaacaagcaCTTTCGACTGTGACTTAAAAGCCAAGTAATGTGAAGATGATATTTACCTTGAGCTTATAAAATGTAGTTCATAGAAACCTTAAACCTCTTATAGCAAAgcgatattattattatttatagcTAAAGTTTTTCACTATTGATTAGAATTTAAAGTAGGAACATAATCAAGGGTAATGCAATTATTTAGCAGCTTAAATGGGAATTCAAGTCTACGCTAGTAGCCATTTAAGTTCAGTCAAATATTTATTCCAGTTCAACTAATTAATATTCCCTATAGATATGAGTCATAGAGCGACTGCGAAACAAGCAGCTTTGTAAGTAGTTTCTTTAAGGACCTCTCTGGTTATTTTTCGCCTCGTCTCACATTGCAGCCACGTTGTTTTAGCCACCCTCTTATGAAGCTCCGAGTGCCATGTTAATGAATGTCAAGTGCACTGCATGTAGGAACTCCCCGttccatgcccatgcccatgtcCATGCCCATGCCCCATATCAAAATGTCGGTTGTGCTGGCGGACTCCTGGGCGATCTCATAACAACAATTATGCTAATGTGGCCCAATCCGGGACGTCAATCCAACATAATTGCTAACAAATTAGTCATGGTCGCACAGGCCAGTGCCAGCCCTTTTGTGAACCCCATGCAGtactcatcctcatcctcatcttcATGTCCATGCCCATCCCAGCTATTTTGGCCCAGTTATGTAGCAATGTGTGGCGTGGGACTGGTTGTACGTCAGGGCGGGGTGGAGTGTAGAGAAGTCCATTCAGCCAAGTTTAACACGCGAGTGGAGGAGTGAAGGACCCCATATTGTCTGTGGCTAGGTGTATATCCCGGCAATTTGCCTGTCACGCTGCACAATTGCAGACCATGTCCTGGTGGCAACCAACTGTGGAGCGTCCTGCTCTCTTCGTTGTCCTGATGGGGCAAATGAGTTTCGTTTCCATGTCCTTCAGCTGCTCCTTGAATGCCTGCCTTGTTGGCCTGAAGTACCTTTTGGCGTCGGGTTACCCAGGTCGTTGTTCATAAGTCAGCTCATTGCCGCCGGCTGCTCAGCTCATGCCCTCTTCTGTTTTCGTATCCTGACATCCTGATGGAGAGCGTTAAATTTATATTAGAATATTACGGCAATGAGCAGGGCTCTTAGGTGAGGTGAAGTGGCGTCAATTTGTGGCTTAAGCTGGCCGCATTTGGAGTTGCCCCAGTGACTGATGACTTGGCTATTAAGTCGAGAAGCTCACAGAGTACAGAGTACAAAATTACCTTGATAGATGGCAGTTCAATGAGAAAGAGAAAGTCTAAGAAGCGGACTTAATGTTTAAAGGAGTAAGTaaccatttttaaaataatcaaatacTCCTTTTTTGCATATGTTTATTTGGTCTGAACATTTAATATTCTGCTAACACAACTCATTTCATTAGCTGAACCCTTATCTTGTGCAAATTTTTGACTGACCAGTCCCATGTCAAAAAACAACCCACAATTGAGTTTACACATCAACACTTCAGTTATTCGCAGGACATTTTTCTCAACAGCAGAAAAATAAGCAGACTGCCATAGAATTTCACTCTATTTTTTCTCATCTCCGCAGTTCCCTGAATAGAAGCGTATAGATATGGGAAAAACGAGGCAAAAACCC
Proteins encoded:
- the LOC120451292 gene encoding mitochondrial 2-oxodicarboxylate carrier translates to MAILFEVTVRPLAHLQFLAGGLSGFIEIICFHPLDVVKTRMQIQGTRALHGEVVYSCPLDALVNIYRYEGLSSLWKGIVPPICVETPKRGGKFLMYEHFKPYFHFGAPQPTPLTHAVSGSVAGILESFLVNPFEVVKITQQSHREKHLRTLSVVKYIIKHDGYGIKGLYRGITALVARNAVFHFGFFGFYNAIKDIVPSPENSTYDLLRKVIIAGLASSLACVMSVTLDMAKCRIQGPQPVKGEVKYRWTINTIRTTFREEGFRALFKGLGALILRAGPGGAMLLVTYEYLFEFLKSKYI